In one Micromonospora polyrhachis genomic region, the following are encoded:
- a CDS encoding S1C family serine protease, translating into MNEYETDPRRPSANAEPTNPIDESTRAERGSADSSGSMPQPTEAESMPRPADPGPTAPPADGSPLASVEPPTGTEPPASAPSGPASAPPAGVSGPASAPPVVPGGYPPSAWQPAHHRPVTHHNQPGWAGNPSAYQGHYPGSPGPVPFSGPADPRGGPPPMWSPHGPVVSGRVPGPSRLGRVLAAAAAALVLMAGSGIAGGVVALAIDGNLGSGGRTYTAAPIIDSADLPKIAAAVENSVVSISTGSGEGSGVVLTADGYVLTNNHVVASGSGDRVRVIFANGKNATAKIVGTDAKTDLAVLKADGVSGLSPAKFGDSDAMQVGDTVLALGSPLGLQGSVTAGIISARERTIRAGDQSDELEQQRGATSISGLLQTDAPINPGNSGGALINTRGEVIGINTAIATAGQGTGNIGLGFAIPSNKAKAVAETLRGGGKVSHPSLGVSVGDAEQGGALVSTVVPNSPAAQVGMQQGDVVVSYGGKAINDANDLVAAVQAGKVGDRVELKFLRNGAEKTATVTLAETS; encoded by the coding sequence ATGAACGAGTACGAGACCGATCCGCGACGGCCCTCGGCCAACGCCGAGCCGACGAACCCTATCGATGAGTCGACTCGCGCTGAGCGCGGTTCGGCCGACTCCTCCGGCTCGATGCCGCAGCCGACCGAGGCGGAGTCGATGCCTCGCCCGGCCGATCCCGGGCCGACGGCACCGCCGGCCGACGGTTCGCCGCTGGCAAGTGTCGAGCCACCGACGGGCACCGAGCCGCCGGCCAGTGCGCCGTCCGGTCCGGCGAGTGCGCCGCCGGCTGGTGTGTCCGGTCCGGCCAGTGCGCCGCCGGTTGTGCCCGGGGGATATCCGCCGAGCGCCTGGCAACCGGCCCACCACCGTCCAGTGACGCACCACAACCAGCCCGGCTGGGCCGGCAATCCCTCCGCCTACCAGGGGCACTACCCGGGTTCGCCTGGTCCCGTACCCTTCTCTGGGCCGGCGGACCCTCGCGGTGGCCCACCACCGATGTGGAGCCCGCACGGGCCGGTCGTCTCCGGTCGGGTCCCGGGGCCGAGCCGGCTGGGTCGGGTCCTGGCCGCCGCGGCGGCGGCCCTGGTGCTGATGGCCGGCTCCGGTATCGCCGGGGGTGTCGTCGCGCTCGCCATCGACGGCAATCTGGGATCGGGCGGACGTACCTACACCGCCGCGCCGATCATCGACAGCGCCGACCTGCCGAAGATCGCCGCCGCGGTGGAGAACAGCGTCGTGTCGATCAGCACGGGCAGTGGTGAGGGCTCCGGGGTGGTGCTGACCGCGGACGGCTACGTGCTGACCAACAACCATGTCGTGGCAAGCGGATCCGGCGACCGGGTGCGGGTGATCTTCGCGAACGGCAAGAACGCGACCGCGAAGATCGTGGGTACGGATGCGAAGACCGACCTGGCGGTGCTGAAGGCCGACGGGGTGTCCGGGCTGTCCCCGGCCAAGTTCGGCGACAGTGACGCGATGCAGGTCGGCGACACGGTGCTCGCACTCGGTAGTCCGCTGGGTCTGCAGGGCTCGGTGACCGCCGGCATCATCAGCGCCCGGGAGCGGACCATCCGGGCCGGCGACCAGTCGGACGAGCTGGAGCAGCAGCGTGGGGCGACCTCGATCTCCGGCCTGTTGCAGACCGACGCGCCGATCAACCCGGGCAACTCTGGCGGAGCCCTGATCAACACCAGGGGCGAGGTGATCGGCATCAACACCGCCATCGCCACCGCCGGGCAGGGGACCGGGAACATCGGCCTCGGCTTCGCGATTCCGAGCAACAAGGCCAAGGCGGTGGCCGAGACCCTGCGGGGCGGCGGCAAGGTCAGTCACCCGTCCCTCGGGGTCAGCGTGGGTGACGCCGAACAGGGCGGAGCCCTGGTCAGCACGGTCGTCCCGAACAGCCCGGCGGCCCAGGTCGGCATGCAGCAGGGTGACGTCGTCGTCAGCTACGGCGGAAAGGCGATCAACGACGCCAACGACCTGGTGGCGGCGGTCCAGGCCGGCAAGGTCGGCGACCGGGTGGAGTTGAAGTTCCTCCGAAACGGGGCGGAAAAGACGGCAACCGTAACGCTCGCCGAAACGTCCTAA
- a CDS encoding BON domain-containing protein, whose amino-acid sequence MITATMTRSDEEIQRDVLEELSWDAWVQPNEVGVSVHDGIVTLTGAVDSYAKKWAAEHSAHRLHGVRAVANEIEVQLPGSAERSDTDIALAASRALEWDAFVPSEKLDVTVANGWVMLRGEAEWGYQRRAAERSVRRLSGVRGVTNLIAVRPPGGPPAPEAVKRDIRDALLRTLQGNVDQITIDVRNDVVVIGGTVRSWMEKEAAERAAWSAPGVSSVDDRLVLAPGETARFLTE is encoded by the coding sequence ATGATCACGGCAACCATGACCCGCAGCGACGAGGAGATCCAGCGGGATGTGCTGGAGGAGCTGAGCTGGGACGCCTGGGTGCAGCCCAACGAGGTCGGGGTGAGCGTGCACGACGGCATCGTCACCCTCACCGGAGCGGTGGACAGCTACGCCAAGAAGTGGGCGGCCGAGCACTCCGCGCACCGGTTGCACGGGGTCCGTGCGGTGGCCAACGAGATCGAGGTACAGCTGCCCGGCTCGGCGGAACGCAGCGACACCGACATCGCGTTGGCGGCGAGCCGAGCGCTGGAATGGGATGCCTTCGTACCGTCCGAAAAGCTCGACGTGACCGTTGCCAACGGCTGGGTGATGCTGCGGGGCGAGGCCGAATGGGGCTACCAGCGGCGGGCTGCCGAACGGTCGGTTCGTCGGCTTTCCGGCGTACGCGGGGTCACGAACCTCATCGCCGTCCGGCCGCCCGGTGGCCCGCCGGCCCCGGAAGCGGTCAAGCGGGACATCCGTGATGCGCTGCTCCGTACCCTGCAGGGGAACGTCGACCAGATCACCATCGACGTGCGGAACGACGTAGTCGTGATCGGTGGCACCGTACGGTCGTGGATGGAGAAGGAGGCGGCGGAACGGGCAGCCTGGTCCGCGCCCGGCGTGAGTTCCGTGGACGACAGACTCGTCCTCGCGCCCGGGGAGACCGCCCGGTTCCTGACCGAATAG
- a CDS encoding glycosyltransferase family 4 protein, whose translation MVVPPWYEVPPPGYGGLEQVCAALVDGLVALGHDVTLFGAGTWTGTSGRYVATDAEVQHDRLGQVLPELVHLARVDQLLSTDSYDVVHDHTTIGPLVAPQRPVPTVATVHGDPAGELGDILRGVRPSVGLVAISHAQRRLVPKLPWAGVVHNGMRADGMPRKSAPGTGPVLWLARFSADKGPDLAIRSCRAAGLPLVLAGKCNEASEQAYFAEVIEPMLGPDVTLVRDPDRETCLELLLAARCMIMPIRWEEPFGMVMIEAMVTGTPVVALNRGAVPELIRSGETGLICDDPAELPAALRAVEALDPARCVAHARTAFSAERMARGYEQVYREWLANPRPVTVARQAASTLFR comes from the coding sequence ATGGTGGTACCCCCGTGGTACGAGGTGCCGCCGCCCGGTTACGGGGGTCTGGAGCAGGTGTGTGCCGCGCTCGTCGATGGTCTGGTGGCCCTGGGACACGACGTGACGTTGTTCGGGGCCGGCACCTGGACCGGCACCAGCGGTCGCTATGTCGCGACCGATGCCGAGGTGCAGCACGACCGACTCGGCCAGGTACTGCCCGAGCTGGTACACCTGGCCCGGGTCGACCAGTTGCTCTCGACCGACTCGTACGACGTGGTGCACGACCACACCACCATCGGGCCGCTCGTCGCGCCGCAACGGCCGGTCCCCACGGTAGCCACGGTGCACGGCGATCCCGCTGGCGAACTGGGTGACATCCTTCGAGGCGTACGCCCCTCGGTGGGGCTGGTGGCCATCTCCCACGCGCAGCGGCGACTGGTCCCGAAGCTGCCCTGGGCCGGTGTGGTCCACAACGGAATGCGCGCCGACGGCATGCCGCGCAAGTCGGCGCCGGGCACCGGGCCGGTGCTGTGGCTGGCCCGGTTCAGCGCGGACAAGGGGCCGGACCTGGCGATCCGCTCCTGCCGGGCGGCCGGGCTGCCGTTGGTGTTGGCCGGCAAGTGCAACGAGGCCTCCGAGCAGGCATACTTCGCCGAGGTGATCGAGCCGATGCTCGGCCCGGACGTGACCCTGGTCCGCGACCCGGACCGGGAGACCTGTCTCGAACTGCTGCTCGCCGCCCGTTGCATGATCATGCCGATCCGCTGGGAGGAACCGTTCGGCATGGTCATGATCGAGGCGATGGTCACCGGTACGCCGGTGGTGGCGCTCAACCGGGGGGCGGTGCCGGAGCTGATCCGCTCCGGTGAGACCGGGCTGATCTGCGACGATCCGGCAGAGCTGCCCGCAGCACTACGAGCCGTCGAGGCGCTCGATCCGGCCAGATGTGTGGCGCACGCCCGTACGGCGTTCTCGGCCGAACGAATGGCGCGCGGCTACGAGCAGGTCTACCGGGAGTGGCTGGCGAACCCCCGACCGGTCACCGTGGCCCGGCAGGCAGCCAGCACCCTGTTTCGGTGA
- a CDS encoding ABC transporter ATP-binding protein, whose translation MVAISIDRLTKSFGDVVAVDGVSIEVRPGEVLALLGPTGCGKSTLLRLVAGLDQPSGGQVRIDGRPVDQTVARERRVALVFPEQGLYPHLTVEQNIAFPLRAEADPTVDVPARVAEVAEQLGVTDLLRRRPDHLSGGERQRVAIARAIIRRPYVLLLDEPLSNLEAGVRAELRTEVAALARRLAVTTLYVTHDQVEAMTVADRVAVLRRGVLQQVGPPAQIYADPDTLFVAAFVGTPRASLVQAAIVVEGDRVVVDFGTQTLEFARDDPRFASLVTRHTERVTVALRPEALTPVAADTEPEGRPVLRGRVRLVENLGHEAVVHVATGAVPTSVAESRLELPDVGRHLADLLTDSSSSAASHRPDGLPATARTEYGFYPVYDPELPGDPPPAGDVVIRVPAPVLPRVGEALTLAVDPDRLLFFDRAGDRIRLG comes from the coding sequence ATGGTCGCCATCAGCATCGATCGGTTGACGAAGTCCTTCGGTGATGTCGTCGCCGTGGACGGGGTGAGCATCGAGGTACGACCGGGCGAGGTGCTGGCCCTGCTGGGGCCGACCGGCTGCGGCAAATCCACCCTTCTGCGCCTGGTGGCCGGGCTGGACCAGCCGAGTGGCGGGCAGGTACGCATCGACGGTCGACCGGTGGACCAGACCGTGGCCCGGGAGCGGCGGGTGGCGTTGGTCTTCCCGGAGCAGGGGCTCTATCCGCATCTCACGGTCGAGCAGAACATCGCCTTTCCGCTGCGTGCCGAGGCCGATCCGACGGTGGACGTACCGGCCCGGGTGGCCGAGGTCGCCGAGCAGTTGGGCGTCACCGATCTGCTGCGTCGTCGGCCCGACCACCTCTCCGGTGGCGAGCGCCAGCGAGTGGCGATCGCCCGGGCGATCATCCGTCGGCCGTACGTGCTGCTGCTCGACGAGCCGCTGTCCAATCTGGAGGCGGGGGTGCGGGCGGAACTGCGTACCGAGGTGGCCGCCCTGGCCCGCCGGCTGGCGGTGACCACCCTGTACGTCACCCACGACCAGGTCGAGGCGATGACGGTGGCGGACCGGGTGGCGGTGCTGCGTCGGGGTGTGCTCCAGCAGGTCGGTCCGCCCGCGCAGATCTACGCCGATCCGGACACCCTCTTTGTTGCCGCCTTCGTCGGTACGCCCCGGGCCAGCCTGGTGCAGGCCGCGATAGTGGTCGAGGGCGACCGGGTGGTGGTCGATTTCGGCACGCAGACGCTCGAATTTGCCCGGGACGATCCGAGGTTCGCCTCCCTTGTGACGCGGCACACCGAGCGGGTGACGGTCGCGCTCCGGCCCGAGGCGCTGACCCCGGTCGCCGCAGACACGGAACCCGAAGGTAGGCCGGTGCTGCGCGGCCGGGTACGCCTGGTGGAGAACCTGGGGCACGAGGCGGTGGTGCACGTGGCCACCGGTGCGGTGCCGACCTCGGTGGCCGAGTCCAGGTTGGAGCTTCCCGACGTCGGCCGACACCTGGCCGACCTGCTCACGGACAGCTCGTCGTCGGCCGCCTCACACCGACCAGACGGCTTGCCGGCGACCGCCCGTACCGAGTACGGCTTCTATCCGGTCTACGACCCGGAACTGCCCGGCGACCCACCGCCGGCCGGCGATGTCGTGATCCGGGTACCCGCTCCGGTTCTGCCCCGCGTCGGCGAGGCGCTGACGCTGGCCGTCGACCCGGACCGGTTGCTCTTCTTCGACCGGGCCGGTGATCGCATCCGACTGGGCTGA